In Pseudobacter ginsenosidimutans, the following are encoded in one genomic region:
- a CDS encoding ABC transporter permease, translated as MFRNYLITTLRSLRRSRVTSIINITGLSLGMAVVMLIALWVLDELNHDKEHSNFDTLGQVYVNQQISGNKNVMMANAYPFANELRTKLPQDFKAVALASWHMQSLFAVGDKKLNSDGMWVQEDFPSMITVNMIRGDINALKDPHAVLINESLAKALFADEDALGKPFRVGKDFEVAVAGVYKDLPRSSSFYNVNFLGSWKGYEIMQPWIKNNSDRWDNHSFQLFVQLNQPNAYNAINNKISTLLNPYFKNPNWKESLMILPMKDWYLRGEFKNGERAGGRIRFVWLFGAIGVFVLLLACINFMNLATARSEKRSKEVGIRKTLGSQKKELIFQFLGESLAVALISLVMALILVSLVMPWFNEIAAKDMHIPWNKPLFWSCVLGFTAFTGLLAGSYPAFYLSAFNPIRVFRGSFKAGRFAALPRKVLVVLQFTVSITLIIGTIVVKRQIDHARNRPTGFDNQRMVQINMNTDELRKHYDVIRQELRQTGFAADMATASSPITSLYSTQSGYNWQGKDPDFIADFGTIGITHDYGKTVKWEILQGRDFSRSFQDSASMIVNESALKILQFKTPLGATIKWGERNYEVVGVVKDIVMTSPYNPVEPTIYILSYDWANSMLVRLGDNKSIPDAIAGMEPIFKKHNPSAPFQYRFVDEVHGKKFASEERVGKLSGIFAMLAILISCLGIFGLATFVAEQRLREVSIRKILGASVYSIWQLLSKDFCLLILLSFALAAPLAWHFMNIWLQDYEYRTTQPWWIFAIAFGVALFLTIVTVSTQAVKAALGNTVKALKRD; from the coding sequence ATGTTCCGCAATTACCTGATCACAACCTTGAGGTCACTGCGCAGAAGCAGGGTCACCAGTATCATCAATATCACTGGCCTTTCACTCGGAATGGCAGTTGTGATGCTCATTGCACTCTGGGTTCTGGATGAACTTAATCACGATAAGGAACATTCGAACTTTGATACATTAGGACAGGTTTATGTAAATCAGCAGATCAGTGGCAACAAGAACGTGATGATGGCCAATGCCTATCCTTTCGCCAATGAGCTGCGTACAAAATTACCGCAGGACTTTAAGGCAGTTGCACTTGCTTCCTGGCATATGCAAAGCCTCTTTGCTGTTGGTGATAAAAAGCTCAACAGCGACGGCATGTGGGTTCAGGAAGATTTCCCTTCTATGATCACAGTGAATATGATCAGGGGTGATATCAATGCTTTGAAAGACCCTCATGCAGTGCTGATCAATGAAAGTCTCGCCAAAGCCCTGTTTGCTGATGAAGATGCATTGGGGAAACCTTTTCGGGTGGGGAAAGATTTTGAAGTGGCAGTTGCAGGTGTGTATAAGGATCTTCCCCGTAGCTCCAGTTTTTACAATGTAAATTTTTTAGGGAGCTGGAAAGGTTATGAGATCATGCAGCCATGGATCAAAAACAATTCGGATCGATGGGACAATCATTCTTTCCAACTTTTTGTGCAGCTCAACCAGCCCAATGCATACAATGCGATCAACAATAAGATCAGCACTTTACTGAATCCTTATTTCAAAAACCCAAACTGGAAAGAATCATTAATGATCCTGCCCATGAAGGATTGGTATCTGCGAGGTGAATTCAAAAATGGTGAAAGAGCTGGCGGCAGGATCAGATTTGTTTGGCTCTTCGGCGCCATTGGGGTTTTTGTTTTGTTACTCGCCTGCATCAATTTCATGAACCTTGCAACAGCCAGATCAGAAAAGCGATCCAAAGAGGTAGGCATCCGCAAAACACTCGGCTCACAGAAAAAAGAACTGATATTTCAATTCCTGGGTGAAAGCCTTGCAGTGGCGCTGATCAGTTTGGTGATGGCTTTGATACTGGTATCCCTGGTTATGCCCTGGTTCAATGAAATTGCGGCCAAAGACATGCACATCCCCTGGAACAAGCCACTGTTCTGGAGCTGCGTATTGGGTTTTACTGCCTTCACCGGTTTGCTCGCAGGCAGCTACCCTGCATTTTATCTTTCTGCATTCAATCCCATAAGAGTTTTTCGTGGTTCATTCAAAGCAGGAAGATTTGCTGCTTTACCAAGAAAAGTATTGGTTGTGCTGCAATTCACCGTCAGTATTACACTCATCATCGGAACCATTGTAGTAAAAAGACAAATTGATCATGCCAGGAACAGACCTACTGGTTTCGATAATCAGCGAATGGTGCAGATCAATATGAATACGGATGAGTTGAGAAAACATTATGATGTGATTCGCCAGGAATTGCGCCAGACGGGATTTGCAGCCGATATGGCAACCGCTTCCTCTCCCATCACCAGTTTATACAGCACACAGAGTGGTTATAACTGGCAAGGTAAGGACCCGGATTTTATTGCTGATTTCGGCACTATCGGCATCACACACGATTATGGGAAAACAGTAAAATGGGAAATTTTACAGGGCAGGGATTTTTCAAGAAGCTTCCAAGACAGTGCATCCATGATCGTGAATGAATCCGCGTTGAAAATCCTGCAATTTAAAACCCCTCTCGGAGCAACCATAAAATGGGGGGAACGCAATTATGAGGTGGTGGGTGTTGTAAAAGATATTGTGATGACCTCTCCCTATAATCCTGTTGAGCCAACCATCTATATACTCAGTTATGATTGGGCCAACAGCATGCTCGTTCGCCTGGGAGACAATAAGAGTATTCCCGATGCTATTGCCGGAATGGAACCCATTTTCAAAAAACACAACCCTTCTGCGCCTTTTCAGTACAGGTTTGTGGATGAAGTACATGGGAAGAAATTTGCTTCGGAAGAAAGAGTTGGCAAGCTCTCCGGCATCTTTGCCATGCTGGCTATCCTTATCAGTTGTCTCGGCATTTTCGGCCTTGCAACATTTGTTGCGGAACAGCGTCTTAGAGAAGTGAGCATTCGTAAGATCCTGGGCGCTTCTGTTTATAGCATCTGGCAATTATTGTCGAAAGATTTCTGTTTGCTGATACTGCTCTCATTTGCGCTGGCAGCGCCACTGGCCTGGCATTTCATGAATATCTGGTTACAGGATTATGAATACCGTACAACACAGCCCTGGTGGATCTTTGCGATAGCTTTTGGCGTAGCATTATTCCTCACGATCGTTACAGTGAGCACACAAGCTGTCAAAGCTGCGCTCGGTAATACAGTGAAGGCGCTCAAACGCGACTAG